AATTATTCTTTTGAATCTGTTTTTATTAAGCAAAAAGAAAAAAAAGGCGTTGGACATGCAATTTATGGTGCTAGAAAACATTGTAAAAACGATGATGTCTTGATTCTATTAGGAGATTCGTTGATTGAAGTTGATTGGAAGAATTTTCCACCTCGTAATTGTGAGGGTTTAATTTGGACTATGAAAGTTAAGGATCCTAGTAATTTTGGTGTTGTTTTTAAGCATGATGGTTTTGTTACAAGATTATTGGAAAAACCTGACAATCCAATTTCTGATGAGGCAATTGTAGGACTTTATTATTTTAGTAATTCTAATGAAGTGTTTGATTCTTTAAATCACATTATTTCTAATGAAATAACTAATAAAGGAGAATATCAATTAACAGATGCAATACAATTCATGATTAGCAAGGGTTTAAAAATTAAAAGTTTAGAGGTTGTTGACTGGTATGATTGCGGAAATATCCCTCACATTTTGAATACTAATAGATATTTGTTGAGTGAAAATAAAAGCAGAGTTTCTGAAGTCGAGAATTCTGTGATTTTAAAACCTGTTTATATTGAAAAAGGCGCAATAATTAAAAACAGCATAATAGGACCTTTTGTCTCTGTTGGTAGACAAGCAGTTATTAAGAACAGCATAATCAAAGAAAGCATAATCAATGAAAGTGCAGTTGTTGAAGATGCATCTTTAAAAGAGTGCATGATTGGTAAGAAAACAATCATTAGAGGAAATGCAAAGAAGCTTAATGTTGGAGATAATTCAGAAATTCATTACACTTAATTTTCAATGAACATCATTCATAAATTTAATAAAAAAGAGGTGAGCGGGGAAGGTTCCGATAATTTCTTGCTCTCTAGCAATAGCGGTGGTTTTTTAGGTGTTGGAAGTAGTTCTTTTTCTCAGTATTTAGGTTGGTTTCACTTTCTAGAAGATGAGTGGAATTTATTTAAGAGTATAGAACACATTGGTTTAAGAGGTTCTCCTGAAAAAATCATTAATCATGGAAATTATTTTGAGAGAATTACTGGAAATAGTGTTGAGACTTTTATTTTAAATAATGACACCACTTTTACATATGTAGTTAGAAATTATGAAGGTTTGATTAATGTGTTTCTTGATTTTCGCAGGGTTCATGATTTTGATGATAGTGGAAAAGTTTATGATTTTTATTTTGAAAAGGGTTGTTTGGTTGTTGAGTATAAAAAATATTATGATAATTCGTTACGCGATCTAAGAGAGATTAAGTTTCTTGTTTTAAAAGGGAATTTTGAGTTTGTAAAGAGAAATGAATGGATAAAAAGAAATTACAATTTTGATGCTCAAAGAAATACTAAAAGCGAGTTTTATGTCAATTACGGTTTTGATTTAGATGTTGATTGCAAAGGAGATTCTTTTTTTGTATTTTCTTTTAATTCTAATAAGGAAGTTGCATTGTCTGATTGTTTTAGGGCATATTATAGCAACGTAGAAGGTCACAGGGTTAAAGACATAAATTCCGAGGATGTTAATTTGGATATTGTTAAGATTGCTAATCATAATCTGTTAACTCATTTTTCTAAAGATAATTCTTATGGTATTTTTGCAGGGTTACCCTGGTTTTTTCAGATTTGGTCTAGGGATGAATTGATTAGTTGTGTTGGTTTATTAATTGAGAAAAATTATTGGTTGTTAAAAGAGATTTTGTTGAATAATTGGAATAATGTATTGGATAATGGTTTTTTAGCTAATAGAAGACCTCATTCAGATTTAGGTAGTGCTGATGGTATTGGTTGGTTGTATAAGAGAACTTTAAATTTTATTTTACATTTGGAAGATGAAGAACTTTTGAGAGATTATTTTGATGATGAAGAATTGATTTTTATTTACGTTAAATTATTAAATTCTATTAGTAAGATTAGAGAGTCTAATTTTAGAGAGGGTTTATTTTTTAATCACGGTTTAGAAACTTGGATGGATACTCATGGAAACACAGGCGATGTCAGAGATGGTTTTAGAGTTGAGATTCAAGCACTTCATTTCAAGGGCTTGGAATTGGCTGAAAAGTTATCCGTTATGTTAGGTGTTGATGAATCAAAATACAGTATTATGAAAAAAGAATTAATCTTTGCTGTTAATAAGAATCTTGTTTTTGAGGATATTTTATTAGATGGTATTTATTTTGATTTTTCTCCTGATTGGACTGCAAGACCTAATATTTTTTTAGCGTATTATATTGCTCCTGAAATCGTGTCCAATTCTATTTGGAAAAAGACATTTGATTTTGTGCTAGAGAATTGTTGGCTTAATTGGGGTGGTTTAAGTAGCATATCTAAGAGAAGTTCTCTTTTTTGCAATAGACATACAGGCATGACTAATGATAGTTATCACAGAGGAGATTCTTGGTATTATGTTAATAATATTGCCGCCATAAGTTTAAATAAATTCAGTAGCATTATAGGAAATAATACTTATCAGCAATTTATTGATAAAATTAAAGCAGCTTCTATTAGAGAGATGTTATTTTCTGGTTTTATTGGACAGTGTGCTGAATTAAGTGATGCTGCTGAAAATAACAGTAAAGGTTGTTTATGTCAAGCTTGGAGCGCAGCTACGTTACTTGAGCTGCTTTCTTTTCTTAAGAATTGAGCTTTAAAAATAGTCATAATTGAACATTAATAATTAGCTTGTTAGTAAAATTATTTCTTTTAAAGTATTTTAAAGAAAATATATGAACAATATCAATCTTAAGGCATTATATGTGTAATTCATTAATACCTATAAAAGAATCTTTCAAATTTATCTAAAAAGTTCTCGCAATTTATCACGACAGA
Above is a window of Candidatus Woesearchaeota archaeon DNA encoding:
- a CDS encoding NTP transferase domain-containing protein, which gives rise to MKLIVPMAEKGEFLGSSPHSTPKGLVHIAGKPLIEHILNSISKLKIDKAIFIVDENYSELREILKNYSFESVFIKQKEKKGVGHAIYGARKHCKNDDVLILLGDSLIEVDWKNFPPRNCEGLIWTMKVKDPSNFGVVFKHDGFVTRLLEKPDNPISDEAIVGLYYFSNSNEVFDSLNHIISNEITNKGEYQLTDAIQFMISKGLKIKSLEVVDWYDCGNIPHILNTNRYLLSENKSRVSEVENSVILKPVYIEKGAIIKNSIIGPFVSVGRQAVIKNSIIKESIINESAVVEDASLKECMIGKKTIIRGNAKKLNVGDNSEIHYT